Proteins encoded in a region of the Rutidosis leptorrhynchoides isolate AG116_Rl617_1_P2 unplaced genomic scaffold, CSIRO_AGI_Rlap_v1 contig389, whole genome shotgun sequence genome:
- the LOC139883361 gene encoding uncharacterized protein: MKCIYGERCKFVHISNEELMGREMSTRSMPRSSTHKTELCRNWDSSGYCSYGMSCKFAHGQSELEKFRNFSPLEAEATPTTSNDARGTSIEERPVKKFKFGTLKTNIGIYGDWI, encoded by the exons ATGAAATGCATATATGGAGAAAGATGCAAATTTGTTCATATAAGTAATGAAGAACTAATGGGACGAGAAATGAGTACAAGGTCAATGCCAAGGTCGTCAACCCATAAAACAGAACTTTGTAGGAATTGGGACTCTAGTGGCTATTGCTCATATGGCATGTCGTGCAAATTTGCTCATGGACAATCag AGCTAGAAAAGTTTCGCAACTTCTCTCCTTTAGAAGCTGAGGCCACACCAACAACTAGCAATGATGCTAGAGGAACTAGCATCGAAGAGCGTCCGGTAAAAAAGTTCAAGTTTGGCACATTAAAGACAAATATTGGTATTTATGGTGACTGGATTTGA